Proteins encoded in a region of the Halorussus sp. MSC15.2 genome:
- a CDS encoding molybdopterin-synthase adenylyltransferase MoeB: MSLSLDPTQLDRYSRHIIMDEVGPEGQQALLDAAVLVIGAGGLGAPVVQYLAAAGVGTLGVADDDEVELSNLQRQIIHGNDDVGRPKVESAADFVADLNPDVDVQTHEVRVEPDNVEDLVADYDFVVDATDNFRTRYLVNDACTLSGTPFSHGAIYKFEGQVTTFTTEGPCYRCLFPEAPPEGMVADCASTGVLGVLPGTIGNIQATETVKYLLCEGAGLDAAELLDGRMVFYDAMAMSFEEVEFRQNPDCPVCGDDPIETLSQVEYAEESCPVNAD, from the coding sequence ATGAGTCTCTCGCTGGACCCGACGCAACTCGACCGCTACTCCCGGCACATCATCATGGACGAGGTGGGACCGGAGGGCCAGCAAGCCCTGCTCGACGCCGCCGTGCTGGTAATCGGCGCGGGCGGACTGGGCGCGCCGGTCGTCCAGTACCTCGCGGCCGCGGGCGTGGGCACACTCGGCGTCGCCGACGACGACGAAGTCGAACTGAGCAACCTCCAGCGCCAGATAATCCACGGCAACGACGACGTGGGCCGCCCGAAAGTCGAGTCGGCGGCCGACTTCGTGGCCGACCTCAACCCCGACGTGGACGTGCAGACCCACGAGGTCCGAGTCGAACCCGACAACGTGGAGGACCTCGTCGCCGACTACGACTTCGTTGTGGACGCCACCGACAACTTCCGGACGCGCTACCTCGTCAACGACGCCTGCACGCTCTCGGGCACGCCGTTCTCCCACGGCGCTATCTACAAGTTCGAGGGGCAGGTCACCACGTTCACCACGGAGGGACCGTGCTACCGGTGTCTGTTCCCCGAAGCGCCCCCCGAGGGGATGGTCGCCGACTGCGCGAGTACCGGCGTGCTGGGCGTCCTCCCCGGCACTATCGGTAACATTCAGGCCACCGAGACGGTCAAGTACCTGCTCTGCGAGGGCGCAGGTCTCGACGCGGCCGAACTGCTCGACGGCCGGATGGTGTTCTACGACGCGATGGCGATGTCGTTCGAGGAAGTCGAGTTCCGTCAGAATCCCGACTGCCCGGTCTGCGGCGACGACCCCATCGAAACGCTTTCGCAGGTGGAGTACGCCGAGGAGTCCTGCCCGGTGAACGCCGACTGA
- a CDS encoding DoxX family membrane protein, which translates to MATTEINTRVNEFESTVGGVTVRGEAHSLSAWFVLALRLMMGYAFLHAGLDKLLAAEPFSATGYLLNAVPEASPLYETFQWMGQTPWFADFLAIAVPWGETLVGLALLAGLLTRLAAFFGAFMMLLFYFGNWDVAHGFINGDFAYMLVFLSVAAFGAGRILGLDAVVENYDLGGRTLVETYPRLRYVLG; encoded by the coding sequence ATGGCAACTACAGAAATCAACACCCGAGTCAACGAGTTCGAGAGCACGGTCGGCGGCGTCACGGTCCGGGGCGAGGCCCACAGTCTGAGCGCGTGGTTCGTGCTGGCGCTCCGACTCATGATGGGGTACGCGTTCCTCCACGCCGGACTCGACAAACTGCTGGCGGCGGAACCCTTCAGCGCGACCGGCTACCTGCTGAACGCGGTTCCGGAGGCGAGTCCGCTCTACGAGACGTTCCAGTGGATGGGCCAGACTCCGTGGTTCGCCGACTTCCTCGCGATTGCCGTCCCGTGGGGCGAGACGCTCGTCGGTCTCGCCCTGCTCGCGGGTCTCCTGACCCGCCTCGCGGCGTTCTTCGGCGCGTTCATGATGCTGCTGTTCTACTTCGGCAACTGGGACGTCGCCCACGGCTTCATCAACGGCGACTTCGCGTACATGCTCGTGTTCCTCTCGGTCGCGGCGTTCGGCGCGGGCCGCATCCTCGGACTCGACGCCGTCGTCGAGAACTACGACCTCGGCGGCCGAACGCTGGTCGAGACGTACCCGCGACTCCGGTACGTCCTCGGCTGA
- a CDS encoding twin-arginine translocation signal domain-containing protein, producing the protein MSGNNGNEGRDDEQTGSRRRFLKRVGGAGVAVSFGASVPKSATAAETSESQSSVQNVVPVQSTGRTASVNPEDVPRADESDYQGDFEVPTMLTMSPAEYRRIQERVQRGDFPQPPESAVQRVPRENGGDGE; encoded by the coding sequence ATGTCTGGAAATAACGGGAACGAAGGCCGAGACGACGAACAGACCGGAAGCCGACGGCGATTCCTGAAGCGAGTCGGTGGCGCAGGCGTCGCGGTCTCGTTCGGTGCGTCCGTCCCGAAATCCGCCACTGCGGCCGAGACCTCCGAATCGCAATCGTCGGTACAGAACGTGGTTCCCGTGCAATCGACCGGGAGGACCGCATCCGTGAATCCCGAAGACGTGCCGAGGGCCGACGAGAGCGACTACCAAGGCGACTTCGAAGTCCCGACCATGCTCACGATGAGTCCCGCGGAGTACCGGCGGATACAGGAGCGAGTGCAGCGCGGAGACTTCCCACAGCCGCCCGAGAGCGCGGTCCAGCGAGTCCCCCGGGAGAACGGAGGTGACGGCGAATGA